TTTTTCATAACGCGCTCCGGGTGTGAGACAGGTTTTCGAAGGAGAGGTCAGAATGGACCAGCAGCGTACCGCGACGGTGCGCCCAGCAGCCGGTAGAGACAGCGACGCCAATGGTCGACGGGTGACGCGCGGCGGATTCAATATGCACGCCCATCACCGAACTGTTGCCGGTGAGCCCCTGCGGGCCAATGCCCAGCCGGTTCAACCCTTCTTCCAGACGCAATTCAAGCTCTGCCGCTTTGGGGTTCGGATGGCGGGTGCCGATCGGACGCAGTACCGCTTTACGGGACAGCACGGCGGCGGTTTCAACGGAGGTGGCGATCCCCACACCGACCAGCACCGGCGGGCAGGCGTTGACGGCCAGCGTCGAGATGTTTTCAAAGACGAACTTCACCACGCCTTCGTAGCCTTCGGAAGGCATCAGCACTTTGGAGCGCCCCGGCAACGTGCAGCCGCCGCCGGCCATGTAAACTTCAATTTCCGCGTCTTCGCCATCAGGGACAATGTCCCATGTCACCCACGGTACGCCGCTACCGGTGTTTTTACCGGTATTCACTTCGTCAAAAATTTCTACCGCGTTGTGGCGCAGCGGCGCTTTCACCGTGGCGTCTTCCACCGCTTGCTTGAGAATGCTTTGCAACTCACCCAATAGCGGGAAACGGGAGCCAACCTTCACGAAGAACATGATCTCACCGGTGTCCTGGCAAGCCGGACGGTTAAGATCGATAGCCTTCTGCATGTTGTCGAACATCGTGTGGTAGATGATTTGCCCCATCTTTGAGGTTTCGGCATCCCGTAGCTGTTTTAATTTGTCCACCACATCGTCGGGCATGCGCGTGGAAATCATGGCGGTAAAATTGGCGACTATTTCCGTCAGCGTATTAACCGCATTTTGATTATTTTTATTGCTCATCATGTCAACTCCAGTTCTTTTATTTGTCTGGAAATAAATTCTCCCTCACAAACTACCATTGAATGTGTGGTTTTATATTATTTGCCACTGTGTATATGCAATTAACAGTTCGTGAATGATGCTGAAGAAAGATGATGAAAATTGAGCAAAGGCAGAGATTAACCTTAGATTGCGAATTACACTTCAGGTATCAATTATCATGGACACCCCGAAAAATGCTCAAAAACTGGCCCTTAGCCAAAGACCTTCAGGTGCTGGTGGAAATCGTCCATACGGGCAGTTTTAGCGCCGCAGCATGCGCCCTCGGACAAACGCCTGCCTTTGTGACGAAGCGGATCCAGATTCTGGAAACTACGCTCGGCACTACGCTGCTTAACCGCTCGGCGCGCGGGGTGGCGCTGACGGAAAGCGGTCAGCGTTGTTATGAACAGGCACTGGTGATCCTGACGCAATATCAGCGCCTGATTGATGATGTGACGCAAATCAAAACGCGCCCGGAAGGGATGATTCGTATTGGCTGTAGCTTCGGATTTGGCCGCAGTCATATTGCACCTGCGATTACCGAATTGATGCGCAATTATCCTGAGTTACAGGTCCATTTTGAACTCTTCGATCGGCAAATTGATTTGGTTCAGGATAATATCGATCTCGATATTCGTATTAACGATGAGATCCCGGATTATTATATTGCGCATTTGTTAACAAAGAATAAAAGAATATTGTGTGCCTCCCCAGAATATTTACAAAAATATCCTGAACCCAAAACCTTGCAGGAATTAAGTCACCATGATTGCCTGGTGACAAAAGAGCGTGACATGACGCACGGAATATGGGAACTGGGAAATGGCACGACGAAAAAATCGGTCAAAGTGAGCGGGCATCTCTCTTCCAACAGCGGTGAAGTCGTTCTGCAATGGGCGCTGGAGGGCAAAGGCATCATGTTGCGTTCAGAGTGGGATGTGCAGCCGTTTCTGGTAAGCGGCAAACTGGTGCGAGTGTTGCCGGAATATGCGCAGAGCGCCAACATCTGGGCGGTATATCAGGAACCACTGTACCGCAGCGTGAAGCTCAGAGTCTGTGTGGAGTTTCTGGCAGCATGGTGCCAGCAGCGCTTAGGCAAGCCGGACGAGGGCTATCAGGTGCTGTAGGCCGGGCTGGACAACGCCATTTCCGGCCAACTTCACTCGGGATCTTTCTCGCGTCTCTTGCGCAGTTTGGTCCAGATTTTCGTTTCCTGGCGGCGCCACAGGCGCTGGATGTTGTCATGATGGCGCAGCAAAATCAGGCACGACAGCATGGAGACCGGGAAGGTGAACTGCGGTTTGAACCACCAGACATAGAACGGGGCAATCAGCGCGCTGACGATCGCTCCCAGCGATGAATAGCCGCTTAACAGAACGGTGAGCAACCAGGTGCCCGCCATTACGCCGGTGAGATCCCAACCGATAGGCGCGATAGCGCCAAAGGCTGTTGCCACGCCTTTTCCTCCTTTGAAGCCAAAGAAGACTGGCCAGATATGCCCCAGACAGGCGGCGATGGCGATAAGACCCAACCAGAACGGGCTAACGCCCAGCGCATACGCGCCCCAGACGGGCAACATCCCTTTCAGGACGTCGAAAATCAGGACCGCTGCGGCTGCTCCCTTGCCACCGATTCGTAACACATTGGTCGCGCCAGGGTTGCCGGAGCCGCTGCTACGCGGATCGGGCAAGCCAGCAATGCGGCAGACCAGAATGGCACTGGAAATAGAGCCGCAGAGGTACGCGAAGAGGATCATTCCAGGCGCGATTGCACTCATAAGCTGTTCCGTTTTGAAAATGTCGTGTAAAACGCTACTTCTGTGGATAATACGCATATTTCGCCGGAAGTGGTATCCGGGTTAGCCAAAAAGCAGGCAGGTCGTGATGGATATTGTATTTATAGAGCAACTTTCGGTAATCACCACTATTGGTGTTTACGACTGGGAACAGACGATTGAACAGAAGCTGGTGTTCGATATCGAAATGGCATGGGATAACCGAAAATCAGCAAAAAGTGACGATGTCGCCGATTGCCTGAGCTATGCGGATATCGCCGAGACGATTGTTAATCATGTAGAAGGCGGGCGTTTCGCGCTGGTGGAGCGCGTTGCCGAAGAGGTGGCCGAACTGCTGCTGACGCGCTTTAATTCGCCGTGGGTGCGCATCAAACTCAGTAAGCCCGGCGCGGTGGCGCGCGCGGCCAATGTGGGCGTAATCATTGAGCGTAGCAATAATCTGAAAGAAAAATAATTATCTTCATATTTGTTAAACCAAACGGATATAAAAGAGTCCTATACCCGTCATACTTCAGGTTGCATGTGCGTTGGCTGCACGCAAATTATTGAGGGTATGAAGCTGGATCATTTTGCGCTGTAAATTTTTCTACTTAGGGGTTTATTGATGAGCGATATGCACTCGCTGCTGATTGCGGCAATTTTGGGTGTGGTCGAAGGATTGACGGAGTTTTTGCCAGTTTCCAGCACCGGACACATGATCATTGTGGGCCACCTGTTGGGATTTGAGGGTGATACGGCAAAGACGTTTGAAGTGGTGATCCAGTTGGGGTCCATTCTCGCGGTAGTGGTGATGTTCTGGCGGCGTCTGTTTGGCCTGATCGGTATTCACTTTGGTCGTCCGTTGCAGCGTGAAGGGGAAAGTAAAGGCCGTTTAACGCTGATCCACATTCTGTTGGGGATGATCCCGGCGGTGGTGTTGGGACTGGTCTTCCACGATACGATCAAATCGCTGTTTAACCCGGTTAATGTGATGTATGCGCTGGTGGTGGGCGGTTTACTGTTGATCGCTGCAGAGTGTCTGAAACCGAAAGAACCGCGCGCACCGGGTCTGGACGACATGACTTACCGTCAGGCATTCATGATTGGCTGCTTCCAGTGCCTGGCGTTGTGGCCGGGTTTCTCCCGTTCCGGGGCGACCATTTCCGGCGGGATGCTGATGGGTGTGAGCCGTTATGCCGCGTCTGAATTTTCGTTCCTGCTGGCCGTACCGATGATGATGGGGGCCACCGCATTGGATCTCTACAAAAGCTGGTCGTTTCTGACGGCGGCTGATATCCCCATGTTTGCCGTCGGTTTTGTCACCGCCTTCGTAGTTGCATTGGTTGCCATCAAAACCTTCCTGCAATTGATTAAGCGGATCTCCTTCATACCGTTCGCGATCTATCGTTTTATCGTCGCCGCGGCGGTCTACGTGGTGTTTTTCTGACCGACCTCTCATGCCGGATGAGCGCAGCGCCATCCGGCATTCACACCTTAATTGACCGCCTTCGGGAAGCGAGTCTCTTTCCAGCGGGCAAGCGCCGCAATCCGGCGTCGGGTCAACTCCTCGCGAATCTCAATACCTTTAAATCCGGCCTCGACAACGTCTTTGGTGGGCACCGATTGCGCCACTTTCCACGCTTCCCGCAGCAAACGCCCCTGCGGATAATCCGCGGCTTCAAATCCCGTCCGTCCGCGCACGTCAGCTTCGCTGGTGAGCGCAATTTGCTCCACGCGTTGCGGTTTGCGCCAGGCATCGATTGAATCAAACAGTTTCACGATGGTTTTAGGTTGCAGTATCGGGAAGGTATGGATGAGATCGTGGAACTCCGCCACCAGTTTGGCTAAATCACGGATTTCATTCGGGACGCGCAGGCGCTGGCATAACTGTTCGACCAGTCTGACGCCCGCCGGGCCGTGCCCGTGGTGACGCGGCCAGAGCTCCGGCGGAGTCAGGCCTTTGCCGAGGTCATGACACAGCGTGGCAAAACGCACGTCAACTTCCGGACTGAGCAGCGCCGCCATCGACAACGTCATCAGGGTATGAATCCCGGTATCGATTTCCGGATGCCACTTCGCTGGCGCAGGGACGCCAAACAGCGCATCAACCTCCGGGAACAACACGCGTAGCGCGCCACAGTCGCGTAAGACCTGGAAATAGACCTGCGGGTTACGCGTGGTTAACGCGTTCTCGGTCTCTTTCCACACGCGCTCTGCCGTCAGGTGTTCCAGTTCACCGGCGTGCGTCATTTCGCGCATCAGGGCCATGGTTTCGTCAGCAATGCGGAAGCTCAGATGCGCATAGCGGGCGGCAAAACGCGCCACCCGCAGGACGCGAAGCGGATCTTCATTAAAGGCTGGTGAAACATGGCGCAGCAGGCGTTGCTCCAGATCGCGCCGACCGTGATAGGGATCGACGATCTCACCGTCACCATCTTGCGCCAGGGCATTAATGGTCAGGTCACGGCGCTGGAGATCGTCTTCCAGCGTGACGTCCGGCGCGGCATAACAGGTGAATCCGGTATAGCCCGAGCCAGACTTACGCTCGGTACGCGCCAGGGCATACTCTTCGTGGGTTTGCGGATGGAGAAAAACAGGAAAATCGCGACCTACCTGCTGGTAGCCCGCGTCGAGCATTTGTTGCGGCGTGGCGCCAACCACCACCCAATCTTTATCTTTAACCGGTAGCCCTAACAGCGTATCCCGAACCGCACCACCGACCAGATAAATCTTCACGCCACACCACCTCTCCAGGGAAATACAATCCCTTA
The sequence above is drawn from the Citrobacter amalonaticus genome and encodes:
- the folB gene encoding bifunctional dihydroneopterin aldolase/7,8-dihydroneopterin epimerase — protein: MDIVFIEQLSVITTIGVYDWEQTIEQKLVFDIEMAWDNRKSAKSDDVADCLSYADIAETIVNHVEGGRFALVERVAEEVAELLLTRFNSPWVRIKLSKPGAVARAANVGVIIERSNNLKEK
- the plsY gene encoding glycerol-3-phosphate 1-O-acyltransferase PlsY, with the protein product MSAIAPGMILFAYLCGSISSAILVCRIAGLPDPRSSGSGNPGATNVLRIGGKGAAAAVLIFDVLKGMLPVWGAYALGVSPFWLGLIAIAACLGHIWPVFFGFKGGKGVATAFGAIAPIGWDLTGVMAGTWLLTVLLSGYSSLGAIVSALIAPFYVWWFKPQFTFPVSMLSCLILLRHHDNIQRLWRRQETKIWTKLRKRREKDPE
- the ttdR gene encoding L-tartrate utilization transcriptional activator TtdR: MLKNWPLAKDLQVLVEIVHTGSFSAAACALGQTPAFVTKRIQILETTLGTTLLNRSARGVALTESGQRCYEQALVILTQYQRLIDDVTQIKTRPEGMIRIGCSFGFGRSHIAPAITELMRNYPELQVHFELFDRQIDLVQDNIDLDIRINDEIPDYYIAHLLTKNKRILCASPEYLQKYPEPKTLQELSHHDCLVTKERDMTHGIWELGNGTTKKSVKVSGHLSSNSGEVVLQWALEGKGIMLRSEWDVQPFLVSGKLVRVLPEYAQSANIWAVYQEPLYRSVKLRVCVEFLAAWCQQRLGKPDEGYQVL
- a CDS encoding multifunctional CCA addition/repair protein, which produces MKIYLVGGAVRDTLLGLPVKDKDWVVVGATPQQMLDAGYQQVGRDFPVFLHPQTHEEYALARTERKSGSGYTGFTCYAAPDVTLEDDLQRRDLTINALAQDGDGEIVDPYHGRRDLEQRLLRHVSPAFNEDPLRVLRVARFAARYAHLSFRIADETMALMREMTHAGELEHLTAERVWKETENALTTRNPQVYFQVLRDCGALRVLFPEVDALFGVPAPAKWHPEIDTGIHTLMTLSMAALLSPEVDVRFATLCHDLGKGLTPPELWPRHHGHGPAGVRLVEQLCQRLRVPNEIRDLAKLVAEFHDLIHTFPILQPKTIVKLFDSIDAWRKPQRVEQIALTSEADVRGRTGFEAADYPQGRLLREAWKVAQSVPTKDVVEAGFKGIEIREELTRRRIAALARWKETRFPKAVN
- the bacA gene encoding undecaprenyl-diphosphate phosphatase → MSDMHSLLIAAILGVVEGLTEFLPVSSTGHMIIVGHLLGFEGDTAKTFEVVIQLGSILAVVVMFWRRLFGLIGIHFGRPLQREGESKGRLTLIHILLGMIPAVVLGLVFHDTIKSLFNPVNVMYALVVGGLLLIAAECLKPKEPRAPGLDDMTYRQAFMIGCFQCLALWPGFSRSGATISGGMLMGVSRYAASEFSFLLAVPMMMGATALDLYKSWSFLTAADIPMFAVGFVTAFVVALVAIKTFLQLIKRISFIPFAIYRFIVAAAVYVVFF
- the ttdA gene encoding L(+)-tartrate dehydratase subunit alpha; amino-acid sequence: MMSNKNNQNAVNTLTEIVANFTAMISTRMPDDVVDKLKQLRDAETSKMGQIIYHTMFDNMQKAIDLNRPACQDTGEIMFFVKVGSRFPLLGELQSILKQAVEDATVKAPLRHNAVEIFDEVNTGKNTGSGVPWVTWDIVPDGEDAEIEVYMAGGGCTLPGRSKVLMPSEGYEGVVKFVFENISTLAVNACPPVLVGVGIATSVETAAVLSRKAVLRPIGTRHPNPKAAELELRLEEGLNRLGIGPQGLTGNSSVMGVHIESAARHPSTIGVAVSTGCWAHRRGTLLVHSDLSFENLSHTRSAL